The genome window AGATTGTATGAGGTCATTCCTGCTGAAATTTTTTGGGGAGAACTCTTGAATGTCACCTCACTTTAATGGCACACTCAATCGTTGGTATATCGTGAGAACTGAGACAAGAGTCTTCGTCTCGCCAGGTATCTTGCACCTCGCCCGTTGGGATATGAATCTTTTGTAAACTTTGATACTCAGATAAATTACAGCTGAATACCCTCCACAAGATGAATCTCAAAAATCCTCTACGAATCCCCTTGTAATGCTTAATAGCTTCACTTTGGCAGCGTCCAACACGCTAAGCAACCAACCTCCACTCCTACTCATCCTCATGCCATAAGCCATGCCAAAGCCCAAGCCCTGGCTGCCGCAAGAACCAGGGCCAAAACTCCCTCCCTACGACATCAATCTGATGGGTCCCAATGTCACATTCCTGAAAGCTCTCGACACCGACTCCGCCCACGGCACCATCGTGAAAGCACGCGTCGGCCGTTATCTGTACGCCATAAAATTCGTACGTCCCTATCAACCCTCTAGTAAATCATCCTAATAGCTTGTAGCTCACCACACCTCCAAACGTTATCAACACCAGAGATATTTACGGCCGCAAAGGATCATGGAGCTGCTGTGATGAATTTGACTGGTATTTCTCCCCGTTTGAGAACGAGTGTCGAGCTTTCGGCAGATTGAAGGAGCAGAAAGCCGAGTCGATTGCTGTTAAAGTCTACGGATGGGTTGCCCTGACAACAAGACAAATTAGAAGAAAGCTTGCTGCTGGAGGTGCGCCGAAATTAAACGGGTTTCCTCCTGGGCTACTCTACGGCATTGTCAAAGACTGGGTCGAAATAACTCACTGGCACGATTTGAAGCAACGCGTTACGTACGATTAAATGGTAGCAGCGAAATATTTCAACCGAATGCTCAAAGATCTCCACAAGCTTCATTTCCTCGGAATAGTAGTTCACGACTTGAAACCAGACCAATACATCGACGGCACCCTCATCGATCTAAGTCTCGCCTCCACAGTCCCCCATCCCTATGGTCCAACCGCCGAAGGCCCCGAATGTCCATTTCAACCACGCTGGACGTACGAAAGCCTCGCAGCATACGATCTCTACAACTTCCAAGTCCACGTCATTGACTTCTGGCGGCACAACCAAAAATTCTGGTTTAGCAAACGGGCGCGAAACGGTGTGCAGACGAAGACCACTGTTGATGCGTATCCGGCCGATAGGTGTAAGAAACGATGCTTCACGCATACGAAGTGGTTCGTGCCGATGCTGAATTATTATGAGGAGGTCCTGGCAATGGTGACGAAGCCGATGTATGATCCGTTGGACTTTTTGAGGAGAAATCCGGGGTATCCGGTGCGGATTGCGCAGTTTGGGGCTCTGGCGAGCGGGCCCCCGGCGCTGGAACTGAGACGGAGGATGATGGTACAGAGCGGGTGATGTTCTGTTATGTAGCGTGAGTGCTCCTGTTGTTAATGAGAAGTCGGGATTGGATATATCTCGAGTGTTGATCAGTGAACATTTGGGTTAAGGCTTGGACAACGAATTTAATGTGATCGACATGAGATGCATTCAATTTCGTCTAGCGTCTCGCTTTACATGAAAAACGGTTGGACGGCGCGTCTGCATTAGACAGTTCCCGTTTTACTACTAGTGCAATCAACCCTGAGGCATCTCGTTCAAAAGTCCCGCGGTAATGCAGTAACTATGTTATTTCCAGAAATATGTTCGAGTGAAGTAAATAAACAAGTGCATGGTCATCTTATACCATGTTGATACCAAGGAAACCACCAAGCCCAACAGCCACAACTCCCCAGCTCCAAGACGCAATAGATCCAGCTGAGCAtccgtcatcgtcattgttcttcttcttggtagGGCTCGCAGATGAACTACCactatcgtcatcgtcatcggcagCAGATCCAGAACCGCTCTTGGAACCGCTGCTAGAACCACTGCTATCATCACcactgctgccgctgctgccACTATCTCCAGAGTCCGAACTTCCATGAGGAGTCTTCCTCTTGCAAAGCTTATTACTAGCTGTCTCCGTTGCCTTAGCTGTTGATTTGGTACTAGTCGTCTTTCTCCTCTTGAGGTCAACGAAAGTAATAGGCGTCATCCAGCGTTCACTCTCCGATGAAGGAATTGTTCGTGACTCCACGGACTCAGTCTGAGTAGCAGTAATTGTTGCGCAAAcagctgagcctgagcctagGGAGCAGTCGTATGTCGTTGAGCTGACGGCAAGATTCATGCTTGACTCCTCGTAGGTCACGGTAATGCCGTGAAAGTCTCCATCGCAAGAGTATGAAGTACCGAAGTTTGTCTGGCAAGCGAGGAGATATTCCGTCTTTGAGCCAGTTTCTGTGATGAGGGAGGCGTAAATATTCGTTGCACTTCCAGTCTTTCTCTGGGGAAGGAAAACAGTTTCAGTAGAGTATTTGGTGGTGCTCTTTGCCGCATCAGCCAAATACGGCCCGATAGCGAGTAGACTGACAGTGGTTGATGTCCGCATAGTGAAGGTTCTCGGTTGTATGAGACATTTCAAGTCTGCAGAAACTGGGAAATGAGCTGAATATTTATCCTTATCCCAATTCAACCTCAGGAACCACGTCGTCCAATAATCAGTGACATTCCCCTACAAACGCCACTGGCAACCCTTGCTTACAGCTCAGCCCTGGGGGACAGGGGTAAGCGAGTCAATCATCTCGTCTAACAAGCTTGTTTTGGTGGCAGTTTATGCTTGTTTTTCCGCAGCCACTACCATCCCGTTATGGTATTTCAAAAGAGGCGTGATATCAAAGGGGGAATTGATCTGGAATTGAGGTAGCCCGTCTCTGCGATGGTCGGCTAGTATGACCAAGTTTGTCGACGTGGCTTGTCTACTGTCCATTCAGGGCATTAGTTATAGGGCCCTAGCTTGCGAATAGCTGCCCAGTTGGTGCGCATAGCCTACGTCAATCAATTACCTATTCCCCGATGTTCACCGCCATCCCTTTGTAGGATCTTGGCAGAGGTCGCTATTCAGCCCTATCATTTCGCTAGGCATCCTTTGTATCAGAACACGGATCAACGAGGCTATGTCACTTCCCCTCCGTGTAAATCGCTCAATTAAGCAGGTATTTTAACAATTGCAATCCTTTTGCAGAGGATTCGCCTCGACTGCAACTTCTTGTAGCATTGCTCGAACCGAGGCCTCCAAGTTCAAACGCCCCGCTCCGAAATGATAATCCGAGCCGATGAGCTCAGCTTCAATGACGTAGCGTGGCTGGTCAACTCTAACTTCGTGATAACCTCACGTCAAACTCAAAATGGCAGACACAAGCTCCCGACGTGTCGCCGAGGTCCTTCTAGAGCCTGTAGGCCTGAAGATTACATCTTTCCAAGAGATTCAATCGCTGTGGGCGGGTTATGGCCATATCTGCGCTCTCACCGCAAAACCAAAGGATGCCGAAACAGCTGGTAGAGTGCGCAAGTACCTGCATGCAGCCGAGTCAAACAATACGTTCTTCTTGATTCTGAAGCTTATATCACCGCCACCTGGTCCGACAGATGAAGGCCATCTGCGCAAGATACTGAGTTACGACGTTGAGCAGTATTTCTACGAACATATTTCTCCTCAGTTGGATGATGACGTTGCAGTAGCTCACTGTCTGACGTCGAGCTGGAAGTCGAaaaatgatgatggagagttACGAGGTCTCACTGCTACGATTCTTACAGACTTGAGAGTCAAGTTCCCTGTGGAAGGAGGGAAGCGATCTGTTCTGAACCCACGACAAGCTCAGTCTGCTCTAGAATGGCTCGCCAGATTCCACAGCAACTCGTGGAAATTTCTACCCGCGAACTTGGGCGAATATCTCCTCCCTCCTCTTGATGAATACAAACGACGAGATGCAGGTCAAGCTAGTGGAAGCAAACTATGGTTGAACGGAGGATACACTTATCTCGCCACTCGACGCACAGAGTACAAGTCCCTTGCTGGTGATACATACTCTGAGTGGTCAGATGCCTTTTGCGCACCCTTTAATGGATCGGATAAATCCACTGCTGAAGTGGTAGCTGACTTCCTCACACCAACCGGTCGACCCTTTGAGACGTTGATTCATGGCGATGTCAAGTCTGAGAATCTCTTTACTACCGAGTTAGGAGATGACGTTTGCTTCTTCGACTTTCAATACGTCGGTCTTGGGCTCGGAGTCTGTGATCTCGCCAAATTGTTTACATGCTCTATTCCTCTCGATATGCTAACCGACTGTCCATCTATACCAGAAGAAATGGACATGGACCGTGGTGAAAAGGCTTTGTTGTATCTCTACCATGAGACATTATTGAGTCGTCGACCTTCTGACCAGGAGCCGTTGGATTATGATTGGGATACTCTTGTTCGACATTGGGAGTGTGCACTTGTTGATTGGTGTCGCTTCCAAGCATCGTGGGGATTCTGGGGAAACACGGAGTGGCTTGAGGCGAGGGTTAGATATATTCTTAAAGATGCTGGTTGGAGGGAGTGGTTGCAGAAGGAGATTTCTGATACAGGAAGATCTTCAAGCTTATAAACGATAAATGAATAGATTTGTATCTGACTAGTCTACCAGGCTTCTAGTACTCGCACTTTGTCAACCTGATTT of Fusarium musae strain F31 chromosome 5, whole genome shotgun sequence contains these proteins:
- a CDS encoding hypothetical protein (EggNog:ENOG41), whose amino-acid sequence is MPKPKPWLPQEPGPKLPPYDINLMGPNVTFLKALDTDSAHGTIVKARVGRYLYAIKFLTTPPNVINTRDIYGRKGSWSCCDEFDWYFSPFENECRAFGRLKEQKAESIAVKVYGWVALTTRQIRRKLAAGGAPKLNGFPPGLLYGIVKDWVEITHWHDLKQRVTYD
- a CDS encoding hypothetical protein (EggNog:ENOG41); this translates as MADTSSRRVAEVLLEPVGLKITSFQEIQSLWAGYGHICALTAKPKDAETAGRVRKYLHAAESNNTFFLILKLISPPPGPTDEGHLRKILSYDVEQYFYEHISPQLDDDVAVAHCLTSSWKSKNDDGELRGLTATILTDLRVKFPVEGGKRSVLNPRQAQSALEWLARFHSNSWKFLPANLGEYLLPPLDEYKRRDAGQASGSKLWLNGGYTYLATRRTEYKSLAGDTYSEWSDAFCAPFNGSDKSTAEVVADFLTPTGRPFETLIHGDVKSENLFTTELGDDVCFFDFQYVGLGLGVCDLAKLFTCSIPLDMLTDCPSIPEEMDMDRGEKALLYLYHETLLSRRPSDQEPLDYDWDTLVRHWECALVDWCRFQASWGFWGNTEWLEARVRYILKDAGWREWLQKEISDTGRSSSL